The DNA sequence TGAGAGGAAATGTGCACTACGTCGGGATCAGCGTCTGCGGTAGCCAGGAATGACCGCTCGTGCAGCGACTCGTAACCGACGTGCTTTCCGACGGTGGACGACCACCACAGTCCGTCGTAGTGCAGGCGCCCCTTGTAGGCGCGGAAGGTCCGGAAGGGATCCGAGTCAGCGACATCGTGCCAAGTCACCTCGGCGAACGGGACGGACCGCTCCGAGTCTTTTCCTTGGCGTAGCTCCGCCGTCACCTCACGTAGCGAGGCGAGACGCGTCAATCCCGAGGGCGTGTCGTCTGAGGTGGTCAAATCTGCACTATTGACCTGCGTTTGGGTATGCGTCATGATGACGTTCTCTCCTTCAGGAGAGAAGAATTGGTGTGAAGCCTGAGCGCTTCGCGTGATCACGAGCCGGGTGGCCGCCCGGCTCGTGGCGATTTCGCAGCAGTAGTCGCCGCCCCCACTTCAGAAGAATGGCTGGAGCAGCGGTTATTGGGGTACTTCGATGCGCGCCCCTGCGCGAGGTCTCTACGCTTCAGACGCCTCCGGTGGTTCGGCGACGTCGAGGAAATCCGTTAACGCCAGGGCGGCGACGGATGAGACTGAGCGGTGTTCACGGAGCGCGGCTCCGTACAACTCGCGGACAAGCCATCCGGGCAGAGACAGGTGGATGCGCGTCGGCGAGCGGTCATCGATCGGCTGGTCTGCGCGTCGTGGCGCACCGAGCCGTGCGGGCGGAATTTTGTTCATACCGAAGGACCGAAGCTGCACCCGACGCCTGGTCGGTCTGCAGAGCCGCGTTAGCGACTCGGTCGACCTCCCTTCTTTCGGCTCGGGGCAGCTTGTCTCCGATCCGCCCATCTCATCACGGACATCTGTCGGTGGTCAATGGCCAATGATGTCCAATGCGCCCGATCCTGGCGGCGGTGCGTCTTAACCACGGACACCAGGTGCGACCACTACGTTTAAGTAGTCGGCCATCCTCGATTAAGGAACTACCCGAGTTGCCCACCACCAACGCCGCCTTCATCTGGTCCATCGCCAACAAGCTGCGCGGGCCCTACCAGCCCAACCAATACGGCGACGTGATCCTGCCGTTCACGATCCTGCGGCGCCTGGACGCGATCCTCGCGCCGACCAAGGCGGAGGTGCTCACCGAGTACGCGCGGTTGCAGGACAGCGGCATCGACCCGTTCGTGGTTCTGCGGTCAAGGTTCGGGCTGCCGTTCTTCAACACCTCGGCGTGGGACTTCGGCAAGCTCGCGGCGGACCCGGCGGGCCTGGCGGACAATCTCATCGATTACATCGAGGGGTTCTCGCCCAACATCCGGGACGTCTTCGACGGCTACAAGCTCCCCGAACTGATCGATGATCTTAACAAGAAGGACCGCCTGTTCCTGATCGTCAAGGACTTCGCGAACGTCGACCTGCACCCGGATCGGGTCAGCGGGCACGACATGGGCTACATCTTCGAGGAACTCATCAGAAAGTTCGCCGAGTCCAACAACGCCCAGGCCGGTGACCACTTCACTCCGCGTGAAGTCATCTCCCTGATGGTCGACCTGTTGTACGCCGACAAGGACCTCGAGCTCACCACTCCCGGCATCGTGCGCACCATCTACGACCCCGCGGCGGGCACGGGCGGCATGCTCTCGGTCGCCTACGACCACTTGGTGGAGATGAACCCCGACGCCAAGCCGGTGCTGTACGGCCAGGAGGTCAACCCGCGCTCGTACGCCATGTGTAAGTCGGACATGGTGATCAAGGGCCAGGGCGTGGGGAACATCTACAACGGTGACACGCTCACCGACGACGGCTTCCACGGCGAGCACTTCGACTTCCTGCTGTCGAATCCGCCGTTCGGGGTGGAGTGGAAGACGCAGCAGAAGGCGGTCAAGGACGAGCACGAGCAGCGGGGCTTCGCGGGCCGTTTCGGTCCCGGCCTACCGCGGGTCTCCGACGGCTCTCTGCTGTTCCTGATGCACCTGATCAGCAAGATGCGGCCCGTCCGCTCCCCGGAGGACAAGGGCTCCCGGCTGGCGATCGTCCTCAACGGCTCGCCCCTGTTCACCGGCGGCGCCGGCTCCGGCGAGTCCAATATCCGGCAGTGGATCATCGAAAACGACCTGCTTGACGCGATCATCGCGCTGCCGACGGACATGTTCTACAACACCGGCATCTCTACCTACATCTGGATCCTGGACAACGCCAAGACCGAGGAGCGCAAGGGCAAGGTCCAGCTCATCAACGCGGTCGAGATGTCCGGCAAGATGCGCAAGTCCCTCGGCTCCAAGCGCAAGGAACTCCGCCAGCAGGACATCGAGAAGATCTGCGAACTCTACGACGGCTTTGAAAACCACCAAAACGACGACGAGGCGCCCGCCCTGTCAAAGGTGTTCGACAACTCGGAGTTCGGATACCGCACCATCACCGTTGAGCGGCCCCTGCAGCTGCGATTCCACATCGCCGACGACACCGCCGAACTCGTGCTCGCGACCAAGGCCATCGCCAAGCTCCCTGCGGCCGACCAGGACGCCATCCGCAGCGCCCTCGATGGCCTCTCGGGCCGCGAGTGGACCAACCGCGATGCCTTCGTCACCGAGCTCAGGGCCGCGCTGAAGGCTGCGGGCATGGCCAAGGTCGGTGCCCCGGTGATCAAGACGATTTGGACGACGATCGGCGAACACGATCCCGAGGCCGACGTCATCACCACCAAGGGCAAGCCCGAACCCGACACCTCACTCCGGGACACAGAGAACGTCCCGCTGACCGAGGACATCGAGGAGTACTTCGGAAGCGAGGTCCTGCCCCACGTGCCGGACGCGTGGATCGACCACGACAAGACCCGCATCGGCTACGAAATCCCCTTCACCCGCCACTTCTATCGATACACCCCGCCCCGCCCCCTCGAAGAAATCCAGAAGGACCTCCGCAAACTCGTGACGGAAATCCAGGCCATGCTCGCGGAGGTGGGGGCATGACCTGGCCTGCGTACACGGAATACAAGGAGTCCGACGTCGAGTGGATCGGCGCAATTCCATGTGATTGGTCAGTGCGGCCACTTCGCTACATTTGCGATGTTCAGACCGGTGATCGCGACACCGTGCATCGCGTTGACGACGGTGAATATCCATTCTTCATTCGATCTGAAAATGTACAGCGCATCGACACTTGGTCCATGGATGGCGAAGCCGTGCTAACTCCTGGAGATGGCGCTGTGGGGCAAGTTTTTCACTATTACGTCGGGAAGTTTGATTACCATCAACGCGTATATGCGTTCTTCAATTTTCGGGCAGTATCTGGAAGATACTTCTACTACTACCTCTCGGCATTGTTCGCGAAAGTCGCTTTAGATGGAAGCGCAAAAACAACTGTAGATTCATTGCGGATGCCCCTCATCAAAGGATTTATGATTGCGCATCCAGGACTATTGGCACAAGAGCAGATAGTTCGATTCCTCGACCGCGAGACCGCCAAGATCGATGCGCTGATCGACAAGCAGGAGCAGCTTATCGCCACCCTGCGCGAGGACCGCGCCGCCACAATCACCCACGCGGTCACTAGAGGGCTCTCTCCAGAGACGCACTTGAAGGAAACAGGCACCAGGTGGATTGACGCCCTCCCCCAGCATTGGATCTTCAGCAGGCTCAGTCGCCATGTATCGATCAATTCCGGACAAGTAGATCCTCGGAACGAACCGTACCGCGAAATGATCCTAATCGCGCCGAATCATGTGGAATCGGGGACAGGCAGGCTGATTGAGACTGAGACCGCCGACGAGCAGGCCGCAGATAGCGGCAAATATCGAGTTACGGCTGGTCAAGTGATTTATTCGAAAATTCGACCAAACCTGGCGAAGGTCACTATAGCGCCAGTTGACTGCCTCTGCAGCGCAGACATGTACGGCCTATCAACCGATCAGAACGAGCTCGCCTCCGGATTCCTTATGTACGAACTGTTGTCTCAGCCCTTCACCGATTATGTAATTGACTCGTCGATGCGAGTCGCGATGCCGAAAGTGAACCACGAGTCTTTGGGCGCGGCACCGATCTGGATTCCGCCAATTGAGGAGCAGCACGCGGTCGTGAAATTCTTGGACGCACGATGCGCAAATATCGATGCGCTGATTATTAAGTCGCTTGAGATGATCGAGACACTCCACGAGTACCGCTCCGCCCTGATCGCCAATGCAGTGACGGGCAAGATCGACGTGAGGGAGGCTGTGTAGTCATGGCCCAGCATCACGAGTCCGTGCTCGAAGACGAGATCTGCGCCCACCTGGCCGCGAACGGTTGGGAGTACTCGCCCAACGATGCCGGGTACGACCGCGAACTAGCCCTCTTCCCCGAAGACGTGTTCTGGTGGCTGCAGCACACCCAGCCCGACGAGTGGGAGAAGCGCGTCAAACCCGCAGACCCACCCGCGGCGCAGGAGAAATCCAAGGCCGCGCTGCTTCAGCGGCTATCCAAAGCCCTCTCGGCGGATCTCAAAGCTGACGGTGGAACACTCGCCGTGCTGCGCCGCGGCTTCTCCGACTTCAACGCGCACTTCGCGATGTGCCAGTTCAAGCCCAACTCCGGGCTCAACACCACCACCGCCGCCAAGCATCAGGCCGTGCGGCTGCGGGTCATGCGGCAGGTGCACTACTCGCGGTCCCGCCCGGGCAAGGCCATCGACCTGGTCTTCTTTGTCAACGGCATCCCCGTCGCCACCGCTGAGCTCAAGACCGACTTCACGCAATCCGTCGAGCACGCGATCGAGCAGTACAAGAAGGACCGCCTGCCCAAGGGCGAGCCGCTGCTCGGCTTTGCCACCCGCGCCCTGGTGCACTTCGCCGTCTCCAACACCGAAGTGCACATGACCACCCGGCTCGCCGGCCAGGACACCGTGTTCCTGCCCTTCAACCGCGGCAACGGCCACCACGCCGGCAACCCGCCCAACCCGCACGGCTCGGCCACCGCCTACCTGTGGGAGATCATCCTCGCCCGCGACACCTGGCTGGAGATCCTCGACCGGTTCCTGCACCTGGAGATCACCGAGAAGCGCGACCCGGACACCGGCAAGAAGACCCGCAAAGAGACCCTGCTGTTCCCGCGCTACCACCAGTGGGACGCCGTCACCCGACTCGTCGGCGCCGCCCGCGCTGAAGGGCCCGGGTATAAGTACCTCGTCCAGCACTCCGCCGGCTCGGGCAAGACCAACTCCATCTCCTGGCTCGCGCAGCGACTCGCCACCCTTTATAACGACGACGACGACAAGGTGTTCTCCTCCGTCATCGTGGTCACTGACCGGACCGTGCTCGACGCGCAACTGCAAGAGGCCATCCACCAGATCAACCGCACCACCGGCGTCGTGGCCCACATCGATGGGCTGACCGGCTCGAAATCCTCAGAACTGGCCGAAGCTCTCGAGTCGGGGACCCACATCGTCGTCGTCACCATCCAGACCTTCCCCTACGCCCTGGACGCCATCTCCGACCGCACCACTCTCCAGGGTCGGTCTTTTGCGATCATTGCCGACGAAGCTCATTCCTCCCAGGCCGGCGGGGCGTCCAACAAGCTCAAGCAGGTCCTGTCGCAGGCCGAGCTCGACGAGGTCGCCCAAGGCGGGGCCGTGTCGGCCGAGGACCTGATCGCTGCCGAGACGAAAGCCCGCGCTGAGGCCGGCAATATCTCCTTCTTCGCCTTCACCGCCACACCCAAGGCCACCACGCTCGAGCTGTTCGGCCGCCCCGGCCCCGACGGCACGCCGCAGCCGTTTCACCTGTACTCGATGCAGCAGGCGATTGACGAGGGCTTCATCCTGGATGTCCTGCGCAACTACACCCCGTACAAGACTGCGTTCCGGCTGTCGCACAACGGCAAGACCTACGCCACCAGCGACACCGGGGAAGGCACCGTCGCCGTGACCACCGAGGGCAGCGACGACGACCTGGTGGACCGGTCCGCCGCAGTGAAGTCGGTGATGAACTGGGTCAAGCTGCACCCCACCAACATTTCGCAGAAGGTGCAGATCATCGTGGAGCACTTCCGCCAGAACGTGGCCTGGCGGCTGAACGGGCAGGCCAAGGCTATGGTGGTGACCAGCTCGCGCAAGGCCGCCGTGCGCTACAAACTTGCCTTCGATGACTACGTGAAGAAGAACGGCTACACCGACGTCGCCGCGCTGGTCGCGTTCTCCGGGGAAGTGGCTGACCCTGAGTCCGGCACCGACGAGCCGTTCTCCGAGATCAACATGAACCCCGGGCTCCAGGGCCGCGACCTGCGGGATGCGTTTGCAACCGACGAGTTCCAGGTGATGCTGGTGGCCAACAAGTTCCAGACCGGGTTCGACCAGCCCAAGCTTGTTGCCATGTATGTCGACAAGCGGCTCGGCGGGGTTCAGGCCGTGCAGACCCTATCCCGGCTTAACCGGACGTTCCCGCCTCTGAAGGACCAGACCTTCGTACTGGATTTCACAAACGAGGTCGACGACATCGTCGACGCCTTCGCGCCCTACTACGAGGCCACCACTCTGGCCGACGTCACCGACCCGAACATCGTCCACGACACCGAACGCAAACTCTCCGTTGCCGGCATCTACGAACGCTCCGAGGTCGACGGCTTCGCCAATGCAT is a window from the Dietzia sp. JS16-p6b genome containing:
- a CDS encoding class I SAM-dependent DNA methyltransferase — protein: MPTTNAAFIWSIANKLRGPYQPNQYGDVILPFTILRRLDAILAPTKAEVLTEYARLQDSGIDPFVVLRSRFGLPFFNTSAWDFGKLAADPAGLADNLIDYIEGFSPNIRDVFDGYKLPELIDDLNKKDRLFLIVKDFANVDLHPDRVSGHDMGYIFEELIRKFAESNNAQAGDHFTPREVISLMVDLLYADKDLELTTPGIVRTIYDPAAGTGGMLSVAYDHLVEMNPDAKPVLYGQEVNPRSYAMCKSDMVIKGQGVGNIYNGDTLTDDGFHGEHFDFLLSNPPFGVEWKTQQKAVKDEHEQRGFAGRFGPGLPRVSDGSLLFLMHLISKMRPVRSPEDKGSRLAIVLNGSPLFTGGAGSGESNIRQWIIENDLLDAIIALPTDMFYNTGISTYIWILDNAKTEERKGKVQLINAVEMSGKMRKSLGSKRKELRQQDIEKICELYDGFENHQNDDEAPALSKVFDNSEFGYRTITVERPLQLRFHIADDTAELVLATKAIAKLPAADQDAIRSALDGLSGREWTNRDAFVTELRAALKAAGMAKVGAPVIKTIWTTIGEHDPEADVITTKGKPEPDTSLRDTENVPLTEDIEEYFGSEVLPHVPDAWIDHDKTRIGYEIPFTRHFYRYTPPRPLEEIQKDLRKLVTEIQAMLAEVGA
- a CDS encoding restriction endonuclease subunit S, with the translated sequence MTWPAYTEYKESDVEWIGAIPCDWSVRPLRYICDVQTGDRDTVHRVDDGEYPFFIRSENVQRIDTWSMDGEAVLTPGDGAVGQVFHYYVGKFDYHQRVYAFFNFRAVSGRYFYYYLSALFAKVALDGSAKTTVDSLRMPLIKGFMIAHPGLLAQEQIVRFLDRETAKIDALIDKQEQLIATLREDRAATITHAVTRGLSPETHLKETGTRWIDALPQHWIFSRLSRHVSINSGQVDPRNEPYREMILIAPNHVESGTGRLIETETADEQAADSGKYRVTAGQVIYSKIRPNLAKVTIAPVDCLCSADMYGLSTDQNELASGFLMYELLSQPFTDYVIDSSMRVAMPKVNHESLGAAPIWIPPIEEQHAVVKFLDARCANIDALIIKSLEMIETLHEYRSALIANAVTGKIDVREAV
- a CDS encoding type I restriction endonuclease subunit R, with translation MAQHHESVLEDEICAHLAANGWEYSPNDAGYDRELALFPEDVFWWLQHTQPDEWEKRVKPADPPAAQEKSKAALLQRLSKALSADLKADGGTLAVLRRGFSDFNAHFAMCQFKPNSGLNTTTAAKHQAVRLRVMRQVHYSRSRPGKAIDLVFFVNGIPVATAELKTDFTQSVEHAIEQYKKDRLPKGEPLLGFATRALVHFAVSNTEVHMTTRLAGQDTVFLPFNRGNGHHAGNPPNPHGSATAYLWEIILARDTWLEILDRFLHLEITEKRDPDTGKKTRKETLLFPRYHQWDAVTRLVGAARAEGPGYKYLVQHSAGSGKTNSISWLAQRLATLYNDDDDKVFSSVIVVTDRTVLDAQLQEAIHQINRTTGVVAHIDGLTGSKSSELAEALESGTHIVVVTIQTFPYALDAISDRTTLQGRSFAIIADEAHSSQAGGASNKLKQVLSQAELDEVAQGGAVSAEDLIAAETKARAEAGNISFFAFTATPKATTLELFGRPGPDGTPQPFHLYSMQQAIDEGFILDVLRNYTPYKTAFRLSHNGKTYATSDTGEGTVAVTTEGSDDDLVDRSAAVKSVMNWVKLHPTNISQKVQIIVEHFRQNVAWRLNGQAKAMVVTSSRKAAVRYKLAFDDYVKKNGYTDVAALVAFSGEVADPESGTDEPFSEINMNPGLQGRDLRDAFATDEFQVMLVANKFQTGFDQPKLVAMYVDKRLGGVQAVQTLSRLNRTFPPLKDQTFVLDFTNEVDDIVDAFAPYYEATTLADVTDPNIVHDTERKLSVAGIYERSEVDGFANAFLGREGHNALVKWVAPAADRFTVRMRSAVEASDAVEIDELQMFRKDVGTYVRQYEFLSQLFDYENPWLEKLALFLKLLAPQLSSGEKDTPIDLSAVAIDYLGHHRQATRDGELSGGTPLEPAREAGTGTVRDPDMVALNEVIGPFRF